In Nocardia yunnanensis, one DNA window encodes the following:
- a CDS encoding pyridoxal phosphate-dependent aminotransferase, with product MTSLISAGHRLQLNEIPYGPPDSVRDALSRALASANRYPEFFPQRLPRLIAERLGCAPDRIVMGAGATGVIMHIVQEFGSGGAEVVMAAPTFDGYPILVSMAGGRPIAVPLTGDGRQDLPALAAAVTERTRLLVVCSPHNPTGTLVTPTEFEWLLRSVPASVTVVLDEAYVDFVAAGDRIAVFDLLDRYPNLLVLRTFSKAYGLAALRVGYAVGAPEIVERIARWQLPFGMTALAEVAVRACYEAEAEIEARIAVLGAHRDRLTAGLRELGLCVPDSYANFSYLTLPAAEADRVATALAGADIHVKTYPTGIRITVGDRPATDAVLSAVRSTVQ from the coding sequence GTGACCTCGCTCATCTCGGCCGGACATCGGTTGCAGCTCAACGAGATTCCCTACGGGCCGCCCGATTCGGTGCGGGACGCGCTGAGCCGGGCGCTGGCCTCGGCCAACCGCTATCCGGAGTTCTTCCCGCAGCGGCTGCCACGCCTGATCGCCGAGCGGCTCGGCTGCGCGCCCGACCGCATCGTGATGGGTGCGGGAGCGACCGGCGTAATCATGCACATCGTGCAGGAATTCGGTTCCGGCGGTGCGGAAGTCGTGATGGCCGCGCCCACCTTCGACGGTTACCCGATCCTGGTGTCGATGGCGGGCGGCCGCCCGATCGCGGTGCCGCTCACCGGTGACGGCCGCCAGGATCTGCCCGCCCTCGCCGCCGCGGTGACCGAGCGGACCCGGCTGCTGGTGGTGTGCAGCCCGCACAACCCCACCGGAACACTGGTCACGCCAACGGAATTCGAATGGCTGCTCCGCTCGGTACCGGCCTCGGTGACGGTCGTGCTGGACGAGGCGTACGTGGACTTCGTGGCCGCGGGCGACCGCATCGCAGTGTTCGATCTGCTCGACCGCTACCCGAATCTTCTGGTCCTGCGGACCTTTTCGAAGGCGTACGGGCTGGCGGCGCTGCGCGTCGGCTACGCGGTCGGCGCACCGGAGATCGTCGAGCGAATCGCGCGCTGGCAGTTACCGTTCGGGATGACCGCGCTCGCCGAGGTCGCGGTGCGCGCCTGCTACGAGGCGGAAGCCGAGATCGAGGCGCGGATCGCGGTGCTCGGCGCGCACCGCGACCGGCTCACCGCCGGGCTGCGCGAACTCGGCCTGTGCGTCCCCGACAGCTACGCCAACTTCTCCTACCTCACGCTGCCCGCCGCCGAGGCCGACCGGGTGGCAACCGCGCTGGCGGGCGCGGACATCCACGTCAAGACCTATCCCACCGGCATCCGCATCACCGTCGGCGATCGTCCGGCCACCGACGCGGTGCTGTCCGCGGTCCGCAGTACAGTGCAGTAA
- a CDS encoding 3-oxoacyl-ACP synthase III family protein yields MSTVSLIDVAGYLPENIVAADYFAQYADPDDVTSNIMFKAPKFRRHLAPGETPADMAERAVAPILERQGRDALRDIDILIVHTQLPEIPVVGNGGEVAARLGIAPEWLVDLHNGGCASFVYGMKLARQLLLFSDARSALVVTVQNAAGQIFTQDQVRGKAQAAIPGDGAGAGLLVKSGVSPILDIETRHLPEFAGQMTAVAEPSRRYWEAGAGQMHVGFTESKIAKVLQRGNRLVPEVAQAVCRRIGVPSQELDLLVTNQPNRAFLRNWRDALQLPPERHPDTFDDCGNLFGAGIPVTLDRAVDEGRVPAGALVMLAGFAHAGDFAGAAAVRWGGR; encoded by the coding sequence ATGAGCACTGTCAGCCTGATCGACGTCGCCGGCTACCTGCCCGAGAACATCGTCGCCGCCGACTATTTCGCGCAGTACGCCGACCCCGACGACGTCACCTCGAACATCATGTTCAAGGCCCCGAAGTTCCGCCGCCACCTCGCCCCGGGCGAGACGCCCGCCGACATGGCCGAACGCGCCGTCGCGCCGATCCTCGAGCGCCAGGGCCGGGATGCGTTGCGCGACATCGATATTCTCATCGTGCACACCCAGCTGCCGGAGATCCCGGTGGTCGGCAACGGCGGCGAGGTGGCCGCGCGCCTGGGCATCGCGCCCGAATGGCTGGTCGATCTGCACAACGGCGGCTGCGCCTCGTTCGTCTACGGCATGAAGCTGGCCCGGCAGCTGCTGCTGTTCTCGGACGCGCGTTCCGCGCTGGTGGTCACCGTGCAGAACGCGGCGGGCCAGATCTTCACCCAGGATCAGGTGCGCGGTAAGGCCCAGGCCGCCATTCCCGGCGACGGCGCGGGCGCGGGATTGCTGGTGAAATCCGGTGTTTCGCCGATCCTCGACATCGAGACCAGGCATCTGCCGGAGTTCGCCGGGCAGATGACCGCCGTCGCCGAGCCGTCGCGCCGATACTGGGAGGCGGGTGCGGGCCAGATGCACGTCGGCTTCACCGAATCCAAGATCGCCAAGGTGCTGCAGCGCGGCAACCGGCTGGTCCCCGAGGTCGCGCAGGCGGTGTGCCGCCGCATCGGCGTCCCGTCGCAGGAGCTGGATCTGCTGGTCACCAATCAGCCCAATCGCGCCTTCCTGCGCAATTGGCGCGATGCGCTGCAGCTGCCGCCCGAACGCCATCCCGACACCTTCGACGACTGCGGAAACCTTTTCGGCGCGGGCATTCCCGTCACCCTGGACCGGGCCGTCGACGAGGGCCGGGTGCCGGCGGGCGCGCTGGTGATGCTCGCGGGCTTCGCGCACGCGGGCGACTTCGCCGGCGCCGCCGCGGTCCGCTGGGGCGGGCGCTGA
- a CDS encoding thiamine pyrophosphate-binding protein translates to MYLVRGIPKRGIVSDSEFESRTVADLIADRVAAHTDHLFGVGGANIEDLYDAAHRHPTLTALVAKHEFGAATMADGYARATGRLGVVAATSGGGAMNLSAALTESFDSRVPVLALVGQPPTTLEGRGAFQDTSGLPGRLDAHHIFSAVSRYCAKITDPQSISGELDHAITAALEGGPAILLLPKDIQAALIATPSAALPAPAALPGSAAASRHPSVLLAGIHTVAVDSGQKHAGMTSADRQRVTSLLAELPERARVVVVAGPEVGLADARAELADAVRALDAVVLVTPDAKDAFPNRDPRFAGVVGVMGHPHAGDLIAAADLCLLAGASLSVTARAGLEDALATCPRIAHIGAEEPFVPVHVRVQGSLTGSLAEVARTAKAAAAHQESDVSHAPPALSELPVPPASGPGVRYRVAVAAIDAALEPGTDVVADAGNTGAAVVHYLPVPEDGRFLIALGMGGMGYSFGAGIGCALGRGRRTVVIAGDGAYFMHGHEVHTAVEYQVPVTFVVFNNNAHAMCVTREQVYYSGDYSFNRFRPAEIGAGVAAMFPDLPTWTAHTLTEFENALEKTRAIPGPAFLELHCDPDEIPPFAPFLKEPRA, encoded by the coding sequence ATGTATCTCGTACGAGGCATTCCGAAACGGGGGATCGTGTCCGACAGCGAGTTCGAATCACGCACCGTCGCCGACCTCATCGCCGACCGGGTCGCGGCGCACACCGACCACCTCTTCGGCGTCGGCGGCGCGAACATCGAGGACCTCTACGACGCCGCCCACCGTCACCCGACGCTCACCGCGCTCGTCGCCAAACACGAATTCGGCGCGGCCACCATGGCCGACGGCTACGCCCGCGCCACCGGCCGCCTCGGCGTCGTGGCCGCCACCTCCGGCGGCGGCGCCATGAATCTCTCTGCCGCCCTGACCGAATCGTTCGACTCCCGGGTTCCGGTGCTCGCCCTGGTCGGCCAGCCGCCCACCACCCTGGAAGGCCGCGGCGCCTTCCAGGACACCAGCGGCCTCCCTGGACGCCTCGACGCGCACCACATCTTCAGCGCAGTCTCCCGCTACTGCGCCAAAATCACCGACCCACAATCCATTTCCGGCGAACTCGACCACGCCATAACGGCGGCCCTCGAGGGCGGCCCAGCAATCCTCCTGCTCCCCAAAGACATTCAAGCGGCCCTGATCGCCACACCTTCCGCCGCCCTCCCCGCCCCCGCCGCCCTCCCTGGGTCCGCCGCCGCCTCTCGTCATCCCAGCGTGCTTTTGGCTGGGATCCACACTGTCGCTGTGGATTCCGGCCAAAAGCACGCCGGAATGACGAGCGCGGATCGTCAGCGGGTGACTTCCCTGCTCGCCGAGTTGCCGGAACGCGCGCGCGTGGTGGTCGTCGCCGGGCCGGAGGTCGGGCTGGCCGACGCCCGGGCCGAGCTGGCGGATGCGGTGCGCGCGCTGGATGCCGTGGTGCTGGTGACGCCGGATGCCAAAGACGCCTTCCCGAACCGCGATCCGCGTTTCGCCGGTGTTGTCGGCGTCATGGGGCATCCGCACGCCGGTGATTTGATCGCGGCTGCGGACCTGTGCCTGCTGGCGGGCGCGAGTTTGTCCGTCACCGCCCGAGCCGGGCTGGAGGACGCGCTCGCGACGTGCCCGCGAATCGCGCACATCGGAGCGGAGGAACCGTTCGTGCCGGTCCACGTCCGCGTGCAGGGCAGCCTGACCGGCTCATTGGCGGAGGTGGCGCGAACGGCGAAAGCGGCGGCAGCGCACCAGGAATCGGACGTTAGTCATGCCCCGCCCGCCTTGTCGGAGCTGCCTGTTCCGCCCGCCTCCGGGCCGGGTGTCCGCTATCGCGTCGCGGTGGCCGCCATCGATGCCGCGTTGGAGCCGGGCACCGATGTCGTCGCCGATGCCGGGAATACGGGTGCGGCGGTGGTGCATTACCTTCCGGTGCCCGAGGACGGCCGGTTCCTCATCGCACTCGGGATGGGCGGGATGGGGTACTCGTTCGGGGCGGGCATCGGATGCGCGCTGGGACGGGGCCGGCGCACCGTCGTCATCGCCGGGGACGGTGCGTATTTCATGCACGGGCACGAGGTGCACACCGCCGTCGAATACCAGGTCCCCGTCACCTTCGTCGTCTTCAACAACAACGCGCACGCCATGTGCGTGACCCGTGAACAGGTCTACTACTCCGGCGATTACAGCTTCAACCGGTTCCGGCCGGCGGAGATCGGGGCCGGGGTGGCGGCGATGTTCCCCGACCTGCCCACCTGGACCGCGCACACCCTCACCGAATTCGAGAACGCCCTGGAGAAGACGCGGGCCATACCGGGACCCGCCTTCCTCGAACTGCATTGCGACCCCGACGAAATCCCACCGTTCGCCCCCTTCCTGAAGGAGCCCCGCGCATGA
- a CDS encoding MFS transporter, with protein MPRTTRITIALLFAAWVVDYIDRTVINFALPAIGRDLGLDHTQQGLLVSMFFFAYALVQVPGGLLADRYGSLKVGIVGLTAWSVFTGLTALAWSFSVLLGIRFLFGLVQGVFPAAAIKALAERSRPEQRTTAAGWTNSSNAAGLLLAALIAGVTLPTVGWRVMFAIISVLGVAVILAWRRWMPEPLAQDEIAVAQDEIAVAPDTRAERRAVLFSPALLGFAVIFFGYDVMVWGVTAWTPTFLHEQRHVSTAGIAFAAVPTTLAAAAGVVLGARLSDRIGGRPRVIVVPAMAFTAAMLFALPRAQPLWLFVLLGTVMSLVAGMAYMPAFSVPLRALPSATIGAATGVIVFGGQLAGVISPLAFGVVTDRLSYTTAFETMAAGPLLALVAAAVVPQTADAFRTLVSRHVAATVPSKERLP; from the coding sequence ATGCCACGCACCACCCGCATCACCATCGCGCTGCTGTTCGCGGCGTGGGTGGTCGATTACATCGACCGGACCGTCATCAATTTCGCCCTGCCCGCCATCGGCCGCGATCTCGGTCTCGATCACACCCAGCAGGGTCTGCTGGTGTCGATGTTCTTCTTCGCGTATGCGCTGGTTCAGGTTCCGGGTGGATTGCTCGCCGACCGCTACGGGTCGTTGAAGGTGGGCATCGTGGGCCTCACCGCGTGGTCGGTGTTCACCGGGCTCACCGCCCTCGCCTGGTCGTTCTCGGTACTCTTGGGCATCCGCTTCCTGTTCGGGCTGGTGCAGGGTGTGTTCCCGGCGGCGGCCATCAAGGCGCTGGCCGAACGCAGCCGGCCCGAGCAGCGGACCACCGCGGCGGGCTGGACCAATTCCTCCAATGCCGCGGGATTGCTGCTGGCGGCGCTGATCGCGGGTGTCACGCTGCCCACCGTGGGCTGGCGGGTCATGTTCGCGATCATCTCGGTGCTGGGCGTGGCGGTGATCCTGGCGTGGCGGCGCTGGATGCCGGAGCCGTTGGCGCAGGACGAGATCGCGGTGGCGCAGGACGAGATCGCGGTGGCGCCCGACACCCGGGCCGAACGGCGCGCGGTGCTGTTCTCCCCGGCGCTGCTCGGGTTCGCCGTCATCTTCTTCGGCTACGACGTGATGGTGTGGGGTGTCACCGCCTGGACGCCGACCTTTCTGCACGAGCAGCGCCACGTCTCCACGGCCGGTATCGCTTTCGCCGCGGTGCCGACGACGCTGGCCGCGGCGGCCGGGGTGGTGCTGGGGGCGCGGCTGTCGGATCGGATCGGCGGGCGGCCGCGGGTGATCGTGGTCCCGGCCATGGCCTTCACGGCCGCAATGCTTTTCGCGTTGCCGCGCGCGCAGCCGCTGTGGCTGTTCGTGCTGCTGGGCACGGTGATGAGCCTGGTCGCGGGAATGGCCTACATGCCCGCGTTCTCGGTGCCGTTGCGCGCGCTGCCCAGTGCCACCATCGGCGCGGCCACCGGCGTGATCGTCTTCGGCGGCCAGCTGGCCGGGGTGATCAGCCCGCTCGCCTTCGGTGTAGTCACCGATCGGCTGTCCTACACCACGGCTTTCGAAACCATGGCCGCCGGTCCGCTGCTGGCCCTGGTGGCGGCGGCCGTGGTCCCGCAAACCGCCGACGCGTTCCGGACCCTGGTGTCGCGGCACGTGGCGGCGACCGTCCCCTCGAAGGAGAGACTTCCATGA
- a CDS encoding SRPBCC family protein, with amino-acid sequence MTETLEDEPIEVPQLDVPGVYRIETTPLKEGMPMVLDMTRAVYPHDEIYGEYCTVTDFIDAPPDEVYAYLADTRSLCEWTYSMRGFERTAEPDLWVSDDRVGTHTRIYTRTVANPDARTVDYHCAWDQGEHLWMIYLMRVVDAQLVLNKPGSVVTWTNCHHPFYEDNAYPQTEPEGRPVWVGDFWHLFAAGHLMELRNLKAICEHRHANGQPIKPEWMN; translated from the coding sequence ATGACCGAGACCCTCGAGGACGAGCCGATCGAAGTTCCGCAGCTGGATGTGCCGGGGGTGTACCGCATCGAGACCACCCCCCTCAAAGAGGGCATGCCGATGGTGCTGGACATGACCCGCGCCGTCTACCCGCACGACGAGATCTACGGCGAGTACTGCACCGTCACCGATTTCATCGACGCGCCCCCGGACGAGGTGTACGCCTACCTGGCCGACACCCGCAGCCTGTGCGAATGGACCTACAGCATGCGCGGTTTCGAACGCACCGCGGAACCGGACCTGTGGGTCTCCGACGACCGCGTCGGCACCCACACCCGCATCTACACCCGCACCGTCGCCAATCCCGACGCCCGCACCGTCGACTACCACTGCGCCTGGGATCAGGGCGAACACCTGTGGATGATCTACCTGATGCGGGTCGTGGACGCCCAGCTGGTGCTGAACAAGCCCGGTTCGGTGGTCACCTGGACCAACTGCCATCACCCCTTCTACGAGGACAACGCCTACCCGCAGACCGAGCCCGAGGGCCGCCCGGTGTGGGTGGGCGACTTCTGGCACCTCTTCGCCGCCGGACACCTGATGGAATTGCGCAATCTCAAGGCCATCTGCGAGCACCGCCACGCCAACGGCCAGCCGATCAAGCCGGAATGGATGAACTGA
- a CDS encoding ferredoxin--NADP reductase, translated as MTARAHELKVREVLGETADAVSLIFDVPTDLTQRFAYAPGQYLTLRIPSDRTGSVARCYSLSSSPHCDERPTVTVKRTPGGYGSNWLCDSVSAGDILTVLEPAGAFTPRTWNRDLLLCAAGSGITPIMSILKSALILGRGDITLLYANRDRASVIFAEQLRQLVRRHPRRLTVLHWLESERGLPTAHGIATAARPYRRHDVYLCGPTGFAAAVEQGLARLRIPERAIHREHYRSLTDNPFERHLRTPTPVAATPTAAPAADAATVRVDIDGNTHTLPWPRTRKLLDVLLDHGIDAPYVCRESACATCVCTVKHGRTRMLTNESLIPEELSRGLTLACQTLPESDSLHITFDE; from the coding sequence GTGACCGCTCGCGCCCACGAACTGAAGGTGCGCGAAGTACTCGGCGAGACCGCGGACGCGGTCTCGCTGATCTTCGATGTCCCCACCGATCTCACCCAGCGTTTCGCCTACGCTCCCGGCCAGTACCTGACGCTCCGAATCCCCAGCGACCGAACGGGTTCCGTGGCACGCTGCTACTCGTTGTCGAGCAGCCCGCACTGCGACGAGCGCCCCACCGTCACCGTCAAGCGCACCCCCGGAGGCTACGGCTCGAACTGGCTGTGCGACAGCGTGTCGGCCGGCGACATCCTCACCGTGCTGGAACCGGCGGGCGCCTTCACACCCCGCACGTGGAACCGCGATCTGCTGCTGTGCGCGGCCGGCAGCGGCATCACCCCGATCATGTCCATCCTCAAATCCGCCCTGATCCTCGGCCGCGGCGACATCACCCTCCTGTACGCCAACCGCGATCGCGCCTCCGTCATCTTCGCCGAGCAGCTGCGGCAGCTGGTCCGCCGCCACCCGCGCCGCCTGACCGTCCTGCACTGGCTCGAATCCGAACGCGGCCTCCCCACCGCGCACGGCATCGCCACCGCCGCCCGCCCCTACCGCCGCCACGACGTCTATCTCTGCGGCCCAACCGGTTTCGCCGCCGCCGTCGAACAGGGCCTGGCCCGGCTACGCATCCCCGAACGCGCCATCCACCGGGAGCACTACCGCTCCCTCACCGACAACCCCTTCGAACGCCACCTCCGAACGCCCACCCCCGTAGCCGCCACGCCCACCGCGGCCCCCGCCGCCGACGCCGCCACAGTCCGCGTCGACATCGACGGCAACACCCACACCCTCCCCTGGCCCCGCACCAGGAAACTCCTCGACGTCCTCCTCGATCACGGCATCGACGCCCCGTACGTCTGCCGCGAATCCGCCTGCGCCACCTGCGTTTGCACCGTGAAACACGGGCGCACCCGCATGTTGACGAACGAGTCCTTGATCCCCGAGGAATTGTCTCGGGGCCTCACTCTCGCCTGCCAGACCCTCCCCGAATCGGACTCTCTCCACATCACTTTCGATGAGTAG
- a CDS encoding serine hydrolase domain-containing protein yields the protein MTEKTTHGAVAEGYGRVADAFRRNFERHGEIGAAVAVFDGQTPVVDLWGGQRDPVRRLPWERDTIAPVFSCTKGVAALVLALLVSRGQLDYDRAVADYWPEFAAHGKAAVTVRQLIDHQVGLHILRGTRMTLADLRDLDRVAGILAAQRPAWTPGTRQGYHPVSIGLFVNELVRRADPGGRSIRHFVAEEISGPLGVDFTLGLDAELGGERIVRLIRAQGLDLRFERNIPWNQAIPALLRRGQLFRALAVPELGMPEDFVRTEVMSVELPGSNGVGSARGLARIYAAGLTGELPIAARVRAQLSAPGPVPAPDAVLRTTTRFHLGFRKSCPTFPFGSPDHRAYGTPGLGGSLGFADPETGLSFAYVPNRLGLTLNGDQRCLRLVRAVFGASAR from the coding sequence ATGACCGAGAAGACGACGCACGGTGCGGTCGCCGAGGGCTACGGGCGGGTCGCCGACGCCTTCCGGCGCAATTTCGAACGCCACGGTGAGATCGGCGCGGCGGTCGCGGTCTTCGACGGCCAGACGCCGGTGGTGGATCTGTGGGGCGGGCAGCGCGATCCGGTGCGGCGGCTGCCGTGGGAACGCGACACCATCGCGCCCGTCTTCTCCTGCACCAAAGGCGTTGCGGCACTGGTACTCGCGCTGCTGGTCTCGCGCGGTCAGCTGGACTACGACCGGGCGGTGGCCGACTATTGGCCGGAGTTCGCGGCACACGGCAAGGCGGCGGTGACCGTCCGGCAGCTCATCGATCATCAAGTGGGACTGCACATTCTGCGCGGCACCCGGATGACCCTGGCCGATCTGCGGGACCTCGATCGGGTGGCCGGGATACTGGCGGCACAGCGTCCCGCCTGGACGCCGGGCACCCGGCAGGGCTACCACCCGGTCAGTATCGGGCTGTTCGTCAACGAACTGGTGCGCCGCGCCGATCCGGGCGGGCGCAGCATTCGGCACTTCGTCGCCGAGGAGATCTCCGGCCCGCTGGGCGTCGACTTCACCCTCGGCCTGGACGCGGAACTGGGTGGCGAGCGCATCGTGCGCTTGATTCGCGCGCAGGGTTTGGACCTGCGCTTCGAGCGGAACATCCCGTGGAATCAAGCGATTCCGGCGCTGCTGCGCCGAGGGCAGCTCTTCCGGGCGCTCGCGGTTCCGGAGCTGGGGATGCCGGAGGATTTCGTGCGGACCGAGGTCATGTCGGTGGAGTTGCCGGGCAGCAATGGCGTCGGCTCGGCCCGCGGACTGGCCCGCATCTACGCCGCGGGGCTCACCGGCGAGCTGCCGATCGCCGCGCGGGTGCGCGCCCAGCTGTCCGCCCCGGGCCCGGTGCCCGCCCCCGATGCCGTGCTGCGCACCACGACCCGATTCCATCTGGGCTTCCGGAAGTCCTGTCCCACCTTCCCTTTCGGCTCGCCCGATCACCGCGCCTACGGCACGCCCGGTCTCGGTGGTTCGCTCGGTTTCGCCGATCCCGAGACGGGACTGTCGTTCGCCTACGTTCCCAACCGTCTCGGCCTCACCCTCAATGGTGATCAACGCTGCCTGCGCCTGGTGCGCGCGGTCTTCGGCGCCTCGGCTCGCTGA
- a CDS encoding SDR family NAD(P)-dependent oxidoreductase has protein sequence MKLTGIDPRLVVVTGAGSGIGRATARRFARGGAKVIVSDIDKDAALATVALIQSRGGRAVAAQLDVTDPHAWAEFARDVHADHGVPDILVNNAGILVSGAFLDLEPEDWERQLSVNLLGVVYGCRAFGRLMIDEGKRGHIVNIASAAAFTPTPVMAAYSVSKAGVKMLTECLRLELAPKGVGVSAICPGVINTRIGEHAVAVGVDPVLVERGKQLTAQVQQFAERLPFSPMSPDLVARAVVRAVRYDLAVVPVRAEAWLGYVMLRVAPGVNRRMTQPLSMERIQALGEFALGRAGGSR, from the coding sequence GTGAAACTCACCGGCATCGATCCCCGGCTGGTCGTGGTCACCGGCGCGGGCAGCGGCATCGGGCGGGCGACCGCGCGGCGGTTCGCGCGCGGCGGCGCGAAGGTCATCGTCTCCGATATCGACAAGGACGCCGCACTGGCCACGGTCGCGCTCATCCAGTCCCGGGGCGGGCGCGCGGTGGCCGCGCAGCTCGACGTCACCGATCCGCACGCCTGGGCCGAGTTCGCCCGGGACGTGCACGCCGACCACGGGGTCCCCGACATCCTGGTCAACAATGCCGGAATCCTGGTCAGCGGCGCGTTTCTGGATCTCGAGCCCGAGGACTGGGAGCGGCAGCTGAGCGTCAACCTGCTCGGCGTGGTGTACGGCTGCCGGGCCTTCGGCCGCCTCATGATCGACGAGGGCAAGCGCGGGCACATCGTAAACATCGCCTCCGCGGCGGCGTTCACCCCGACGCCGGTGATGGCGGCGTATTCGGTGTCCAAGGCCGGGGTGAAGATGCTGACCGAGTGCCTGCGCCTGGAACTCGCGCCCAAAGGCGTTGGGGTGAGCGCGATCTGCCCGGGCGTGATCAATACCCGGATCGGCGAGCACGCCGTCGCGGTCGGCGTCGATCCGGTGCTGGTCGAGCGGGGCAAGCAGCTGACGGCGCAGGTTCAGCAGTTCGCCGAGCGGCTGCCGTTCTCGCCGATGAGCCCGGATCTGGTGGCGCGGGCGGTGGTTCGCGCCGTCCGCTACGACCTGGCGGTGGTGCCGGTCCGGGCCGAGGCGTGGCTGGGCTACGTCATGCTGCGGGTGGCGCCGGGCGTGAATCGCCGGATGACGCAACCGTTGTCGATGGAGCGTATCCAGGCGCTGGGGGAGTTCGCCCTGGGCAGGGCAGGAGGCTCGCGGTGA
- a CDS encoding amidohydrolase, producing the protein MSAPTAAAAQRLPDGEHWQRLYRQLHAHPELSGLEHATARLVAEELRALSGWEVTENVGGTGVVGVLHNGPGPVVWLRADMDALPVQEETGLDYASTVPGVMHACGHDVHVTALLGTCAQLSANPAPGTVVALFQPAEETGSGAQGMVDDGLLERFPHPRIVLGQHVSPLPAGIVLSKPGTLMAASDSVRVTFRGKGGHASQPHTAIDPLLMAASLVVRLQSLTARQTATAATPVLTAGALHAGTRPNIIADTSEVLLSLRTFTDASRDRMIAGIQRMAAAEAAAAGAPEEPKVEFYDHFPVTENTPGDTERVLSALTAAGLPVLPMDNPITGSEDFGAFGTAAHAPSVFWHIGGIDPARFTSDDQTHMLTEGALPEHFPSNHSPHFAPDPVQALPAAITTMETAARAELTRAG; encoded by the coding sequence ATGAGCGCACCCACCGCCGCTGCCGCACAACGGCTTCCGGACGGCGAACACTGGCAGCGGCTCTACCGCCAGTTGCACGCCCACCCGGAGCTGTCGGGCCTCGAGCACGCGACGGCCCGGCTGGTGGCCGAGGAGCTGCGCGCCCTGTCCGGCTGGGAGGTCACCGAAAACGTCGGCGGCACCGGGGTGGTCGGGGTGCTGCACAACGGCCCCGGCCCGGTGGTGTGGCTGCGGGCCGATATGGACGCGCTGCCGGTGCAGGAGGAGACCGGGCTCGACTACGCCTCGACGGTGCCCGGCGTCATGCACGCCTGCGGGCACGACGTGCATGTCACCGCGCTGCTCGGGACCTGCGCGCAGCTCTCGGCGAATCCCGCGCCCGGCACGGTGGTGGCGCTGTTCCAGCCCGCCGAGGAGACCGGTTCGGGCGCGCAGGGCATGGTCGACGACGGTCTGCTGGAACGGTTTCCGCATCCGCGCATCGTGCTGGGCCAGCATGTGAGCCCGCTGCCGGCGGGCATCGTGCTGTCCAAGCCCGGCACTCTGATGGCGGCGTCGGATTCGGTGCGGGTCACCTTCCGCGGCAAGGGCGGTCACGCCTCCCAGCCGCACACCGCCATCGATCCGCTGCTCATGGCGGCATCGCTGGTGGTGCGGCTGCAATCGCTGACCGCGCGCCAGACCGCGACCGCCGCGACCCCGGTGCTCACCGCCGGCGCCCTGCACGCCGGGACGCGCCCCAATATCATCGCCGACACCTCCGAGGTGCTGCTGAGCCTGCGCACCTTCACCGACGCCTCCCGCGACCGCATGATCGCCGGCATTCAACGCATGGCCGCGGCCGAAGCGGCGGCCGCCGGCGCGCCCGAGGAGCCGAAAGTCGAGTTCTACGACCACTTCCCGGTCACCGAGAACACCCCCGGCGACACCGAGCGCGTGCTGTCCGCCCTGACCGCCGCGGGCCTGCCCGTCCTGCCCATGGACAACCCGATCACCGGCAGCGAGGATTTCGGCGCCTTCGGCACGGCCGCCCACGCCCCCTCGGTCTTCTGGCACATCGGCGGCATCGACCCCGCCCGCTTCACCTCCGACGACCAGACCCACATGCTCACCGAAGGCGCTCTCCCCGAACACTTCCCCTCCAACCACTCCCCCCACTTCGCCCCCGACCCCGTCCAAGCCCTCCCCGCCGCGATCACCACCATGGAAACCGCCGCCCGCGCCGAACTCACCCGCGCGGGGTGA